The following proteins are co-located in the Methylomonas sp. 11b genome:
- a CDS encoding helix-turn-helix transcriptional regulator, with the protein MVKLTGSRQEQILKLLLSSAAGMSIDELAAQLEISRNAVKQHLTGLEKDQLVAEAALNSTGGRPSRNYTLTEQGRNRLPKQYPWFCNLLLGELKAELGETALRQMLWRMGVNLAQSLAPQFSGKDPAQKQSALVELMQSLGYHAEMDTEQAQPTIKAVNCVYHDLAQQHPELCEFDRALMSTLLDKPIEQTACMALQDCACKFKICNAGA; encoded by the coding sequence ATGGTCAAACTCACCGGCTCACGCCAGGAACAAATCTTAAAATTACTGCTGTCCAGCGCGGCCGGTATGAGTATCGACGAGCTGGCCGCGCAATTGGAAATCTCCAGAAACGCGGTCAAACAACATCTCACCGGTTTGGAAAAAGACCAATTGGTTGCAGAAGCGGCCTTGAACAGCACCGGCGGCCGGCCTTCGCGCAATTACACGCTGACCGAACAAGGCCGTAACCGCCTGCCCAAGCAATATCCCTGGTTCTGCAACTTGTTGCTGGGCGAGTTGAAAGCTGAACTCGGTGAAACGGCTTTGCGGCAAATGCTGTGGCGTATGGGCGTTAATCTGGCACAGTCGCTGGCCCCGCAATTCAGCGGCAAAGATCCGGCACAAAAGCAAAGCGCGCTGGTGGAATTAATGCAATCGCTGGGTTATCACGCCGAAATGGACACCGAACAAGCGCAGCCGACCATTAAAGCCGTTAATTGCGTTTATCACGATCTGGCCCAGCAACATCCGGAACTGTGCGAATTCGACCGTGCGCTGATGTCCACCCTGTTGGACAAACCCATCGAGCAAACCGCCTGCATGGCCTTGCAGGATTGCGCCTGCAAATTCAAAATCTGCAATGCGGGTGCGTGA